The Aggregicoccus sp. 17bor-14 genome includes a region encoding these proteins:
- a CDS encoding acyl-CoA dehydrogenase family protein, whose product MLHGYGLYAEEHEAFRSTVRSVVQKELRPHAAEWEQQEEFPRALFRRFGELGFLGLKYPEAYGGSATEGQSGELFEAVLLEELGRCGSGGVAAGLGAQFTIATGPLHKFGTDAQKRRFLAPAIRGERIGALGVTEPDAGSDVASLRTTARRDGSHYVVNGAKLYITNGVRADFVVLAVKTDPAAGRRGLSLLVVERGTPGFSVGRKLQKLGWRSSDTAELVFEDCRVPAENLLGQEGEGFAQIMGNFQWERLSLALGALGAMDDMLDTVLEHVRQRRAFGQPLAGFQVVRHRLAELATARECARQLTYHALRLHVGGEYAIAQTSMAKKVATETACQVADACLQLHGGAGYMMEYDIQRHWRDARLGPIGGGTSEVMNEIIAKQLGL is encoded by the coding sequence ATGCTGCACGGCTATGGGCTGTACGCAGAGGAGCACGAGGCCTTCCGGAGCACGGTGCGCAGCGTGGTGCAGAAGGAGCTGCGCCCGCACGCCGCCGAGTGGGAGCAGCAGGAGGAGTTCCCGCGCGCGCTCTTCCGGCGCTTCGGCGAGCTCGGCTTCCTCGGGCTCAAGTACCCCGAGGCCTACGGCGGCAGCGCCACGGAGGGGCAGAGCGGCGAGCTCTTCGAGGCCGTGCTGCTCGAGGAGCTGGGCCGCTGCGGCTCGGGCGGCGTGGCGGCGGGGCTCGGCGCGCAGTTCACCATCGCCACCGGACCCCTGCACAAGTTCGGCACGGACGCGCAGAAGCGGCGCTTCCTCGCGCCGGCCATCCGCGGCGAGCGCATCGGGGCGCTCGGCGTCACCGAGCCGGACGCGGGCTCGGACGTCGCCTCGCTGCGCACCACTGCGCGGAGGGACGGCAGCCACTACGTCGTCAACGGCGCGAAGCTCTACATCACCAACGGCGTGCGCGCGGACTTCGTCGTGCTCGCGGTGAAGACGGACCCCGCCGCGGGACGGCGCGGCCTGTCCCTGCTCGTGGTGGAGCGCGGGACGCCGGGCTTCAGCGTGGGGCGCAAGCTGCAGAAGCTCGGCTGGCGCAGCTCGGACACCGCGGAGCTCGTGTTCGAGGACTGCCGCGTGCCGGCCGAGAACCTGCTGGGGCAGGAGGGCGAGGGCTTCGCGCAGATCATGGGCAACTTCCAGTGGGAGCGCCTCAGCCTCGCGCTCGGTGCGCTCGGCGCCATGGACGACATGCTGGACACGGTGCTCGAGCACGTGCGGCAGCGGCGCGCCTTCGGCCAGCCGCTCGCGGGCTTCCAGGTGGTGCGCCACCGGCTCGCGGAGCTCGCCACCGCGCGCGAGTGCGCGCGCCAGCTCACCTACCACGCGCTGCGCCTGCACGTGGGCGGCGAGTACGCCATCGCCCAGACCTCCATGGCCAAGAAGGTGGCCACCGAGACGGCCTGCCAGGTCGCGGACGCGTGCCTGCAGCTGCACGGCGGCGCAGGCTACATGATGGAGTACGACATCCAGCGGCACTGGCGCGACGCGCGCCTGGGCCCCATCGGCGGCGGCACCAGCGAGGTGATGAACGAAATCATCGCCAAGCAGCTCGGGCTCTGA
- a CDS encoding nitrous oxide reductase family maturation protein NosD — protein MTKTPAARLAACLLTLGLAACGGGGGEAPSGEAQTGTGAGGTGSTVAAGQPIPLGVQSVEDTPVARLPNHPGHTPIAQPSPQPGAVGQGLSLPKKIQYAHTFVVSPKGDDSAAGSEAAPFRTIAKGVSAAGPGDLVRVLAGTYDERVALTKAGTADAPITLQGEGSPRLTPGPGSGAVVKVQAPNWIVDGLEIDCQGQGVFAVTFEGDVRGSVLANSELHGGTLGGGITTFNDARGATVENNHIHDFQRTGGNGDSHGMVIQSTSKDITVRNNDIHDNSGDSVQCLGPEGFSNLPPADGVLIENNHLYDNRENAVDIKTCKNVVVRNNRMHGFKVSTTSKGEAVVVHMSASTVTVENNDISEAAKGISVGGNHDGPVPSGVVLRRNRIHAISKANGGDGSGIRLENSDGTQVLNNTVTDIEGAALVLGHGTGGPTSNLTVENNILDGATDVDLGGEAPGLKLVTNLYGGAGRFITGGSNSAPVDLEAFRAKSGDKGSTVGRPGVDTTTYAPGSDAVDKGTDVKLPFCGRGPDIGAVEVGC, from the coding sequence ATGACGAAGACCCCTGCGGCCCGCCTGGCCGCCTGCTTGCTGACCCTGGGACTTGCGGCCTGCGGAGGAGGCGGCGGGGAAGCGCCCTCCGGCGAGGCGCAGACCGGGACCGGCGCGGGCGGGACGGGCAGCACGGTCGCGGCCGGTCAGCCCATCCCGCTCGGCGTGCAGTCCGTGGAGGACACCCCCGTGGCCCGCCTGCCCAACCACCCGGGCCACACGCCCATCGCGCAGCCCTCGCCCCAGCCCGGTGCCGTGGGCCAGGGGCTCAGCCTGCCGAAGAAGATCCAGTACGCGCACACCTTCGTGGTGAGCCCCAAGGGGGACGACAGCGCGGCGGGCTCCGAGGCAGCGCCGTTTCGCACCATCGCCAAGGGCGTGAGCGCCGCGGGTCCCGGAGACCTCGTGCGTGTGCTGGCCGGCACCTACGACGAGCGCGTGGCGCTGACCAAGGCGGGCACCGCGGACGCCCCCATCACGCTGCAGGGGGAGGGCTCTCCGCGCCTCACGCCGGGCCCCGGCAGCGGCGCGGTGGTGAAGGTGCAGGCCCCCAACTGGATCGTGGACGGCCTCGAGATCGACTGCCAGGGCCAGGGCGTCTTCGCCGTCACCTTCGAGGGTGACGTGCGCGGCTCGGTGCTCGCCAACAGCGAGCTGCACGGCGGCACGCTGGGCGGCGGCATCACCACCTTCAACGACGCGCGCGGCGCCACCGTCGAGAACAACCACATCCACGACTTCCAGCGCACCGGCGGCAACGGCGACTCGCACGGCATGGTGATTCAGTCCACGAGCAAGGACATCACCGTGCGCAACAACGACATCCACGACAACTCGGGCGACTCGGTGCAGTGCCTCGGGCCCGAGGGGTTCAGCAACCTGCCTCCCGCCGACGGCGTCCTCATCGAGAACAACCACCTCTACGACAACCGCGAGAACGCGGTGGACATCAAGACCTGCAAGAACGTGGTGGTGCGCAACAACCGCATGCACGGCTTCAAGGTCTCCACCACCTCGAAGGGCGAGGCCGTGGTGGTGCACATGTCCGCGAGCACCGTGACGGTGGAGAACAACGACATCTCCGAGGCCGCGAAGGGCATCTCGGTGGGCGGAAACCACGACGGCCCCGTGCCCTCCGGCGTGGTGCTGCGCCGCAACCGCATCCACGCCATCAGCAAGGCCAACGGCGGCGACGGCAGCGGCATCCGCCTCGAGAACTCGGACGGCACCCAGGTGCTCAACAACACCGTGACGGACATCGAAGGCGCCGCGCTCGTGCTCGGCCACGGCACCGGCGGGCCCACGAGCAACCTCACCGTCGAGAACAACATCCTGGACGGCGCCACGGACGTGGACCTCGGCGGCGAGGCGCCGGGCCTGAAGCTCGTCACCAACCTCTACGGCGGTGCGGGCCGCTTCATCACGGGCGGCAGCAACAGCGCTCCCGTGGACCTGGAGGCCTTCCGCGCCAAGTCCGGCGACAAGGGCTCCACCGTGGGCCGCCCCGGCGTGGACACCACGACCTACGCCCCGGGCTCGGACGCGGTGGACAAGGGCACGGACGTGAAGCTGCCCTTCTGCGGCAGGGGGCCGGACATCGGCGCGGTCGAAGTGGGCTGCTGA
- a CDS encoding SpoIID/LytB domain-containing protein — translation MRSPLLRPLLPVLLALACATQPQPSRPVAHGPATVESVPATPPDAGREASLAPADESAPAPASSEGAAPEVPGALTQKRLDFRGGEPLVPVRLMERRQEVRFTPRGRMRLRFDGPEHKVLEAPAGSRWSVRLRGGTPARMSARVQLAEFPFADKAGLAIEQARWQARGLRVRPHVLGALFGIAGKVIDNRRYLLLVDEVLGPEEAAARQAAVLRQFGVRTSLFEEVQAPASGVLELLDDAGRVQGAWRDSLVVETLDGAGFDVAQVEYGVGYDFHSFEDRSYRGTLQLTVDRYGTLGVVNLVPLEDLLKGLVPSEIFARAHPEALKAQAVTARGEVLAKVGTKHLADPYLLCSEQHCAVYKGRSGEAASTSAAVEATRGEALFGADGRLVDSVYSAVCGGHTEDNDAVWGGPPNPNLRGRPDLLEQEGHGEPLPSPAQLAEFLRADLPAACRLSSFAQASKFRWERRFTAEQVDALTASLGIGAVQAMSVTERGVSGRAKLLTLSGEKGATQVRGELNIRRLFGMLNSAMFLVSAERDARGRVSGWVFTGGGWGHGVGMCQTGAIGRAEAGQDYREILRYYFSGAEVAAIY, via the coding sequence TTGCGATCCCCCCTGTTGCGGCCCCTCCTGCCCGTCCTCCTCGCGCTCGCCTGCGCCACGCAGCCGCAGCCCTCCCGCCCCGTGGCCCACGGGCCTGCGACCGTGGAGAGCGTTCCCGCCACGCCTCCGGACGCGGGCCGGGAGGCCTCCCTGGCCCCTGCGGACGAGAGCGCCCCGGCGCCCGCGAGCAGTGAGGGAGCAGCCCCGGAGGTTCCCGGCGCGCTGACCCAGAAGCGGCTCGACTTCCGCGGCGGCGAGCCGCTGGTGCCGGTGCGGCTGATGGAGCGCCGCCAGGAGGTGCGCTTCACGCCGCGCGGGCGGATGCGGCTGCGCTTCGACGGGCCGGAGCACAAGGTGCTCGAGGCGCCGGCGGGCTCGCGCTGGAGTGTGCGGCTGCGCGGCGGGACGCCGGCGCGGATGAGCGCGCGGGTGCAGCTCGCGGAGTTCCCCTTCGCGGACAAGGCGGGGCTCGCGATCGAGCAGGCGCGCTGGCAGGCGCGCGGTCTGCGCGTGCGCCCCCACGTGCTCGGGGCGCTGTTCGGCATCGCAGGCAAGGTGATCGACAACCGCCGCTACCTGCTGCTCGTGGACGAGGTGCTCGGCCCCGAGGAGGCCGCGGCGCGCCAGGCCGCGGTGCTGCGGCAGTTCGGGGTGCGCACCAGCCTCTTCGAGGAGGTGCAGGCGCCGGCGAGCGGCGTGCTCGAGCTGCTGGACGACGCAGGGCGCGTGCAGGGCGCGTGGCGCGACAGCCTCGTCGTGGAGACGCTGGACGGCGCCGGCTTCGACGTGGCGCAGGTGGAGTACGGCGTGGGCTACGACTTCCACAGCTTCGAGGACCGCAGCTACCGCGGCACGCTGCAGCTCACGGTGGACCGCTACGGCACGCTCGGGGTGGTGAACCTGGTGCCGCTCGAGGACCTGCTCAAGGGGCTGGTGCCCTCGGAGATCTTCGCCCGCGCGCACCCCGAGGCGCTCAAGGCCCAGGCGGTCACGGCGCGCGGCGAGGTGCTGGCCAAGGTGGGCACGAAGCACCTGGCGGACCCCTACCTGCTCTGCTCGGAGCAGCACTGCGCCGTGTACAAGGGGCGCTCGGGCGAGGCCGCGAGCACGAGCGCCGCGGTGGAGGCCACGCGCGGCGAGGCCCTGTTCGGCGCGGACGGAAGGCTCGTGGACTCGGTCTACAGCGCGGTGTGCGGCGGGCACACCGAGGACAACGACGCGGTGTGGGGCGGGCCGCCCAATCCGAACCTGCGCGGGCGGCCGGACCTCCTCGAGCAGGAAGGGCACGGCGAGCCGCTCCCCTCCCCCGCCCAGCTGGCGGAGTTCCTGCGCGCCGACCTGCCGGCGGCCTGCCGCCTCTCGAGCTTCGCGCAGGCCTCGAAGTTCCGCTGGGAGCGCCGCTTCACGGCCGAGCAGGTGGACGCGCTCACCGCCTCGCTGGGTATCGGGGCCGTGCAGGCGATGAGCGTCACGGAGCGCGGGGTCTCGGGCCGCGCGAAGCTGCTCACGCTCTCCGGCGAGAAGGGGGCCACCCAGGTGCGCGGGGAGCTCAACATCCGCCGCCTCTTCGGGATGCTCAACAGCGCGATGTTCCTCGTCTCCGCGGAGCGCGACGCGCGGGGCCGGGTGAGCGGCTGGGTGTTCACCGGCGGCGGCTGGGGCCACGGCGTGGGGATGTGCCAGACGGGGGCGATCGGGCGGGCGGAGGCCGGGCAGGACTACCGGGAAATCCTGCGCTATTACTTCAGCGGTGCCGAAGTGGCGGCCATCTACTGA